A window from Plasmodium chabaudi chabaudi strain AS genome assembly, chromosome: 11 encodes these proteins:
- a CDS encoding rhoptry protein RHOP148, putative — translation MDDISTDQVKIQLDFLKKLDLFCIFKFIITNDIKIYNEKSYEVLIRIVNSYKIINIQESKNICFENHRVYIKFFCSSKSVFKKNKPKPNTHNQNFTSYKNENNNNITTGFSTCINSPYCLCGSSNLNNNYIHENDIEKKIENNFDIKNKRKNGLYSNDSMFSKDLCNTTLFKIFKFPKNEKVVDYIKNDLCLDAFIKEPLNINLCIVKFDKNNNKKKKRRKTRRIKNELMQSHTSVYNSDSEILNKPFRNSCNCHDIKSGPNQILSSSFISQNMTITTNSNITNNGTDLNTSENILYTKNTFTETDKSLSDFSEIPSTLKNTELNSICNNNCNANTPNDLFYASCTMSESESVLNHYSDSIYVEHKELDTEDDSPKQFEKSVEASEKYDHNNYDQAYSQYFEKSFERSFERSFGKSSDKNFNTNYGDLVKNKLDSKREIVRQNSNNAKMKNQYTSFKLPKYNSNIFKKTNNNNNSSNIINSGNNINSVSIVNNPYCDVTLCFSHFSQIHNILNRDPNGLRKIKMMLKKDIGTINISPFFINFDSTQIFKNICKSFKLTKYNYKERNIYDLINLCFSNSQSVDIVRTVFLNDLYKQELHKNENNNKKNYKKKHHKKRKKENILEILDEQKRVYVLYFINRFLYSQKTPLSNLFRNFKQHQIKQSEDMNMENDPNYDELTIDYFIFLMIFENKIDQKFYKFIIKKIKDSKTTFSLTTSEKSQTPDFNTLIKPIDQKNEKLKNSNSYDQKQFLNEKRNSDILSNNSNTHTYIQDKFSDTNDALENTAKYGTTKYESSYTMHDEITKVEHASSNYEYTLMNDSTLTSNTEMSIASQDSTCLNYKMQNEDIGYKTKNYQNQDDGEDEEYEEEMKCVKNKTEIENEIILLKHIRPFPTIYWLVNKNICGYISHLEKVNIIKNIENLINQKNEKFNLLRQFLIYDHLKYIVIRLRHINKKILLFFYMFFLNSDIFLKQYQDNKNIEDITIGTYINPFQIQPDILNIFLQTYKIDTNTISEILRKINTLRIKGIGGILNFLTLKCLHLYFASHLSYPNTVGHILEEFFKS, via the coding sequence ATGGATGACATATCTACAGATCAAGTTAAAATTCAACtcgattttttaaaaaagttagatttgttttgtattttcaaatttataattactaatgatattaaaatatacaatgaAAAATCTTATGAAGTATTAATAAGAATTgttaattcatataaaataattaatatccAAGAatcgaaaaatatttgttttgaaAATCATAGAGtatatatcaaatttttttgtagttCAAAAagtgtatttaaaaaaaataagccCAAACCAAATACACataatcaaaattttacaagttataaaaatgaaaataataataatattaccACTGGATTTTCCACCTGCATCAATTCACCATATTGTCTATGTGGGAGTtccaatttaaataataactaTATACACGAAAACGATatagaaaagaaaattgaaaacaattttgatattaaaaataaaagaaaaaatggaCTCTATTCAAATGATTCAATGTTTTCAAAAGATTTGTGCAATACTActttattcaaaatatttaaatttcctaaaaatgaaaaagtagttgattatataaaaaatgatctTTGTCTTGATGCTTTTATAAAAGAGCcgttaaatattaatttatgtattgttaaatttgataaaaataataataaaaaaaaaaaacgaaggAAAACAAGacgaattaaaaatgaactAATGCAATCACATACAAGTGTATATAATAGTGATTctgaaattttaaataaaccTTTTAGAAATTCATGTAATTGTCATGATATAAAATCAGGACCAAatcaaatattatcatcaaGCTTTATTTCTCAAAATATGACTATTACTACAAACTCAAATATAACAAACAATGGAACAGATCTTAATACAtcagaaaatatattatatacaaaaaatacatttacTGAAACAGATAAATCCCTTTCTGACTTCTCAGAAATACCATCTACCTTAAAAAATACTGAACTAAATAGTATCTGCAATAACAACTGTAATGCTAATACACCcaatgatttattttatgcaaGTTGCACAATGTCAGAAAGCGAATCCGTTTTAAATCATTACAGTGATAGTATATATGTTGAACATAAAGAATTGGATACCGAAGATGATTCTCCTAAACAGTTTGAAAAAAGCGTAGAAGCTTCTGAAAAATATGACCATAATAATTACGATCAAGCGTATTCacaatattttgaaaaaagttTCGAAAGAAGTTTTGAAAGAAGCTTTGGTAAGTCTTCcgataaaaattttaatacaaattatgGAGATCtcgtaaaaaataaattggaTAGCAAAAGGGAAATAGTACGACAAAATAGCAATAATgcgaaaatgaaaaatcaaTATACATCTTTTAAGTTGCctaaatataattcaaatatatttaaaaaaacaaataataataacaatagtagcaatattattaacagTGGGAATAACATAAATAGTGTAAGTATTGTAAATAACCCTTATTGTGATGTTACATTATGCTTTAGCCACTTCTCTCAAATCCACAACATTTTAAATCGTGATCCAAATGgattaagaaaaataaaaatgatgttaaaaaaagatatcggaactattaatatttcaccgttttttataaattttgatagtacccaaatatttaaaaatatatgtaaatctTTTAAGTTaactaaatataattataaagaaagaaatatatatgatcttataaatttatgttttagTAATTCACAATCAGTAGATATTGTAAGGACCGTTTTTCTAAACGACCTATATAAACAAGAGTTACATAAAaacgaaaataataataaaaaaaattataaaaaaaagcatcataaaaaacgaaaaaaagaaaatatattagaaaTATTGGATGAGCAAAAAAGAGTCTAtgttttgtattttattaatcgatttttatattcacaaAAAACTCCActttcaaatttatttagaAATTTTAAACAACATCAAATTAAACAATCGGAAGATATGAACATGGAAAACGATCCTAATTATGATGAACTAACGATCGAttatttcatctttttaatgatttttgaaaataagatagatcaaaaattttataaatttattatcaaaaaaattaaagacaGTAAAACTACATTCTCTCTTACAACATCAGAAAAAAGTCAAACCCCAGATTTTAACACACTCATAAAACCGATTGAtcaaaaaaacgaaaaacttaaaaattcaaatagtTATGATCAAAAACagtttttaaatgaaaaaagaaattcagatattttatcaaacaATTCAAATACTCATACTTATATACAAGATAAATTTAGTGACACGAATGATGCTTTAGAGAATACAGCAAAATATGGTActacaaaatatgaaagTAGTTATACTATGCATGATGAAATAACAAAAGTTGAACATGCTTCAAGTAATTATGAATACACTTTAATGAATGATAGCACATTAACAAGTAATACTGAAATGAGTATAGCTAGCCAAGATTCCACatgtttaaattataaaatgcaaaatgaagatataggatataaaacaaaaaattatcaaaatcaAGATGATGGAGAAGATGAAGAATATGAAGAAGAAATGAAATGtgtcaaaaataaaacagaaatagaaaatgaaataattttacttAAACATATTAGACCATTTCCAACAATTTATTGGCtagttaataaaaatatatgtggaTATATATCTCATTTagaaaaagtaaatataataaaaaatattgaaaatcttataaatcaaaaaaatgaaaaatttaacTTATTAagacaatttttaatttatgatcatttaaaatatattgttataaGATTAAgacatattaataaaaaaatattattatttttttatatgttttttttaaattcggATATATTCCTAAAACAATATcaagataataaaaatatagaagatATAACAATAGGAACATATATTAACCCTTTTCAAATACAACctgatatattaaatatatttttacaaacatataaaattgataCAAATACAATTTCAGAAATACTTcgaaaaattaatacatTGAGAATTAAAGGAATTGGAGGTATACTTAACTTTTTGACATTAAAATGTCttcatctttattttgCATCCCATCTATCTTACCCTAATACTGTTGGACATATATTAgaagaattttttaaatcgtAA
- a CDS encoding nucleoside diphosphate kinase b, putative: MEKSFIMVKPDGVQRGLVGVVIKRFERRGYKLIAIKILNPTEEILKEHYKELSDQPFFKKLVDYISKGPVVAMVWEGMDIVKQGRKIIGETNPLNSSVGTIRGDFCLEVSRNAVHGSDSVASANREINIWFKAEELIQWKSHSNDWVYA, from the coding sequence atggaaaaaagtTTTATTATGGTTAAGCCTGATGGTGTCCAAAGAGGACTAGTTGGTGTAGTAATTAAACGCTTTGAAAGGAGAGGGTATAAATTAATAGcaatcaaaattttaaatcctacagaagaaatattaaaagagcATTACAAAGAGTTATCTGATCAgccatttttcaaaaagcTTGTGGATTATATAAGTAAAGGACCAGTTGTAGCTATGGTATGGGAAGGAATGGATATAGTTAAACAaggaagaaaaataattggCGAAACAAATCCATTAAATAGTAGTGTAGGAACAATTCGAGGTGATTTTTGTTTAGAAGTTAGTAGGAATGCTGTACATGGTAGTGATTCAGTTGCTTCAGCAAATAGagaaattaatatatggtTTAAGGCTGAGGAATTAATTCAATGGAAAAGCCACTCTAATGATTGGGTGTatgcataa